A region from the Bactrocera dorsalis isolate Fly_Bdor chromosome 1, ASM2337382v1, whole genome shotgun sequence genome encodes:
- the LOC105232331 gene encoding endothelin-converting enzyme 1 — translation MQIAQKRCQWSSAMQKPQQRQISGILQQLISVTYHVLTLSLLTPIACGAAPRPLYTDNSQPTADAKHSLWLHVNKTCLTRTCNNTLTEQHLEQLERNIDWTVNACDDFHTHACGKWVPPSGQQSTASMMQVGEESLTARYVELFERSLNERRAERRDAAAVTAALTRAAQRQQVRRARRHGTRAAAKHMGATGSGSEKQLETALNVEVPIEAYDMTTEAEDYDLVLSSLLRYYRVCKQAERLTVRGYYNEIRAEGLLRPHKRHWQELLANFARYGYGEQFVFFRVRQQNASQHDITVLPHDTHKRLNLTAEIYELLRAHTHKSRAELTTEFRALETHVEGVVNNMCAEDGVAYNNNTVSSTTARAEQHAVNDQPAIPISAEEDCDLTETLTFAELTQRCADVDWQRFIGAPLGRHMHAADPIRIDSVATVCKLARYHNQAEHAQINFLYTLARFLSYLEQQQYNPVRLGGSGATCIRHMRKTLPVAMTYVYDRAYYAPVRADSDRVILTIFAQLKAEFARTLTLNRMQFDVDIVEYLQQKLLTLRINLGNLPPAVNSSFYVDLMWRLNVSHNNFYRNHMHALAHTYGHLRRLASSASKKHSRSAWYTFNYHEPTFPDNLDATPYYFCLSNMIIVPYAYLQTPFYDRQFWSILLYGDLANTLGHELIHSFDSSFLEYDHVGNMNELMMQRISSNANFARNSQCLGQGTKFLAERIADVSGTRLALNTFMRDPQFVKTNGRLFFLQFAQFFCSNTDEATHQLQDRWHDTDALRLNYTLSQMPEFMEAFNCPAQSRMNAMHRCGLW, via the coding sequence ATGCAAATAGCACAGAAGCGCTGCCAGTGGTCATCAGCAATGCAAAAGCCACAACAACGACAAATAAGTGGGATACTTCAGCAGCTGATAAGCGTTACATATCACGTGCTAACGCTCAGCTTGCTGACGCCAATAGCCTGTGGCGCGGCGCCGCGCCCTCTCTACACAGACAACAGTCAACCAACGGCTGATGCAAAACACTCCCTCTGGTTGCACGTGAACAAAACGTGTCTGACGCGCACTTGCAATAATACGCTCACCGAGCAGCACCTCGAACAGTTGGAGCGTAACATCGATTGGACGGTGAATGCATGCGATGACTTTCACACGCACGCTTGTGGCAAGTGGGTGCCGCCAAGCGGACAACAGAGCACCGCAAGCATGATGCAGGTGGGGGAGGAATCGTTGACCGCGCGTTACGTGGAACTATTTGAGCGATCACTGAATGAAAGGCGCGCGGAAAGGCGCGATGCAGCGGCAGTGACGGCGGCGCTTACGAGAGCGGCACAGCGACAGCAAGTGCGGCGTGCGCGTAGGCATGGAACACGCGCTGCGGCGAAGCATATGGGCGCGACAGGAAGTGGCAGTGAAAAGCAGCTAGAAACAGCTTTAAATGTAGAAGTGCCCATAGAGGCGTATGACATGACAACGGAAGCTGAAGATTACGATCTAGTGCTTTCAAGCTTATTGCGCTACTATCGCGTCTGCAAGCAAGCAGAGCGGCTAACCGTACGCGGCTACTATAATGAAATACGCGCAGAGGGTCTACTGCGACCGCACAAACGTCACTGGCAGGAATTGCTGGCCAACTTTGCGCGCTATGGATATGGCGAACAATTCGTATTCTTTCGCGTACGCCAACAGAATGCGTCACAACATGACATTACTGTGCTGCCGCATGACACACATAAGCGGCTCAATTTAACAGCGGAAATATACGAATTGTtgcgcgcacatacacacaagaGTCGCGCCGAGTTGACAACGGAATTTCGCGCTTTGGAAACACATGTCGAGGGCGTGGTGAACAACATGTGCGCGGAGGATGGTGTGGCGTACAACAATAATACGGTGAGTAGTACAACTGCAAGAGCCGAACAACATGCGGTTAACGACCAGCCTGCGATACCCATCAGCGCTGAGGAGGATTGCGATCTTACGGAGACGCTAACGTTTGCTGAGCTAACGCAGCGCTGCGCGGATGTTGATTGGCAGCGATTCATCGGCGCGCCGCTGGGGCGACACATGCACGCGGCTGATCCGATACGTATTGATTCAGTGGCCACAGTTTGTAAGCTGGCGCGTTACCATAACCAAGCGGAGCATGCTCAAATCAATTTTCTCTACACACTTGCACGTTTCCTCAGCTATTTGGAGCAGCAGCAATACAACCCAGTGCGTTTGGGCGGCAGCGGCGCTACCTGTATACGTCACATGCGTAAAACGCTGCCAGTCGCAATGACCTACGTCTACGACCGCGCCTACTATGCGCCCGTGCGTGCTGATAGTGATCGCGTGATTCTCACAATATTTGCACAACTCAAAGCTGAATTTGCGCGTACCCTAACGCTCAACCGCATGCAGTTCGATGTTGACATTGTAGAGTATTTGCAGCAGAAACTCTTAACGCTACGCATCAACCTGGGTAACTTGCCACCCGCGGTGAACTCTTCATTCTATGTGGACCTCATGTGGAGGCTGAACGTCAGCCACAATAACTTCTATCGCAATCACATGCACGCTTTGGCGCATACCTATGGTCATCTGCGTCGTTTGGCTTCCAGCGCTTCGAAGAAGCATAGCCGCAGCGCTTGGTACACCTTCAATTACCACGAGCCCACCTTCCCGGACAATCTGGATGCGACGCCCTACTATTTCTGCCTGAGCAACATGATAATCGTGCCGTACGCCTACCTCCAAACGCCCTTCTACGATCGTCAGTTCTGGTCCATTCTACTGTATGGCGATCTCGCCAACACTTTGGGTCACGAGCTCATCCATAGCTTTGATAGCTCATTCCTCGAGTATGACCACGTGGGCAACATGAACGAACTCATGATGCAGCGCATCTCCTCGAATGCGAACTTCGCACGCAATTCTCAGTGTCTGGGTCAAGGCACCAAATTCCTAGCCGAGCGTATTGCTGATGTGAGCGGCACGCGTTTGGCGCTCAACACCTTCATGCGCGATCCACAATTCGTAAAAACAAATGGTCGCTTATTTTTCCTACAATTCGCGCAATTCTTCTGTAGCAACACCGATGAAGCGACCCATCAGCTGCAGGATCGCTGGCACGATACGGACGCTTTGCGGCTGAACTACACACTGTCGCAAATGCCAGAATTCATGGAGGCCTTCAACTGTCCGGCGCAAAGTCGCATGAACGCAATGCACCGCTGTGGTCTGTGGTAG